The following coding sequences are from one Collimonas arenae window:
- a CDS encoding fimbrial protein: MKQTTIAKLVAVAAAGLLSQAAFADGGTVNFNGQIVDSPCSIDPSSQNITVPMGTVSRAVLNGAAGKKATPSKFQILLTNCGATAKGATVTFTGTTDVNVTDDLALANAGQVGVTTATGVAIELGDSAGTKIPVGSASGTYVLGLGNNPLNFQATYVSTGPAVTVGPANSTAQFVVTYL; encoded by the coding sequence ATGAAACAAACGACTATCGCTAAACTGGTTGCAGTTGCTGCTGCAGGTCTGTTGTCCCAAGCGGCTTTCGCTGACGGCGGCACGGTTAATTTCAACGGCCAGATCGTCGATTCCCCATGCTCAATCGATCCGTCCAGCCAAAACATCACGGTGCCGATGGGTACTGTTTCGCGTGCAGTATTGAATGGCGCAGCAGGCAAGAAGGCAACCCCATCGAAGTTCCAGATCCTGTTGACCAACTGCGGCGCGACTGCCAAAGGCGCAACTGTGACTTTCACCGGCACAACCGATGTCAACGTGACTGACGATCTGGCCCTGGCAAACGCTGGCCAAGTTGGCGTGACTACCGCAACCGGCGTGGCTATCGAGCTGGGCGACTCTGCCGGTACCAAGATTCCTGTCGGTTCGGCATCGGGTACTTACGTTCTGGGCCTGGGCAACAATCCTTTGAATTTCCAAGCCACCTATGTGTCGACCGGCCCTGCGGTCACTGTCGGCCCAGCTAACTCCACAGCGCAGTTCGTTGTTACTTACCTGTAA
- the pnuC gene encoding nicotinamide riboside transporter PnuC, protein MSVLEIVAVIVSALAVWLTARRHLWCWPIGLVSVLLYARIFFDAKLYSDLLLQLIFAVMQLYGWWQWSKAKTEQHEILPQRLPLSGWLIGMLIGAAGSVLLGYVMARFTDAHIPWLDSALTGFSLVAQFWMARKYVANWWLWIAVDIVYVGVYIYKDLYLTAGLYAGFIVLAIIGLRNWQRQLALHERAAGERHALDSQQPDAA, encoded by the coding sequence ATGTCAGTTCTGGAAATCGTCGCCGTCATCGTCAGCGCACTGGCCGTCTGGCTAACTGCGCGCCGCCATTTGTGGTGCTGGCCGATCGGCCTAGTGTCGGTGCTGCTGTATGCGCGTATCTTTTTCGATGCGAAACTGTATTCTGACCTCCTGCTGCAGCTGATCTTTGCCGTCATGCAGTTGTACGGCTGGTGGCAATGGAGCAAGGCGAAAACGGAGCAGCATGAAATCCTGCCGCAACGGCTGCCGCTCTCAGGCTGGCTGATCGGCATGCTGATCGGCGCCGCAGGCAGCGTCTTGCTCGGTTATGTGATGGCACGGTTTACCGATGCCCACATCCCGTGGCTCGACTCGGCACTGACGGGTTTCAGCCTGGTGGCGCAGTTCTGGATGGCGCGCAAGTACGTCGCTAACTGGTGGCTGTGGATCGCCGTCGATATTGTCTATGTCGGTGTGTATATCTACAAGGATCTGTACTTGACGGCGGGTTTGTACGCTGGATTCATCGTGCTGGCGATCATCGGCCTGCGCAACTGGCAGCGCCAGCTGGCGCTGCACGAGCGTGCCGCCGGCGAGCGGCACGCGTTGGATAGTCAACAGCCCGATGCCGCCTAG
- a CDS encoding fimbria/pilus outer membrane usher protein, with product MIRSSYQRKPVRLALSAITLAVLAQLAHAQGPSGSVFNEEFLNIGGEQSRADLSLFAFGNRVLPGNYLVDVSLNESGVGQSQVDFVGKDDGKNAQPCLTRAMLDGWGVKVEVFPVLMAAGDQCVDLAQAIPGSSVSFDGEKLRLFISIPQAAMKRQARGAISPDKWDKGINVAMLDYQISAARYDGGNNASSTMNNSITEFNANPSATTQARNTLYAGLRGGFNLGDWRFRNFSTYNRGVDGEGHWQSVTSYLQRDIASLGGQLTIGDSTTPGNFFDAFQFRGVQLASDDGMLPDSQQGYAPTIRGVAQTNARVTVRQNGFVVYSTYVAPGPFVLDDLYPTSTSGDLEVTITEADGRETKFKQAFSAVPTLLREGAWRYSVTGGQYRNGYSTVSTGSGNAKPNFVQGTVARGLGREYSVYGGVIASDIYQSILFGAGKNLRDFGAISADLSQAHTKGLFNQSYDGQSLRFLYAKSFENYGTSVRMAGYRYSTGGFRTFQEAAQMQDLQNGQTLNNRRNQVRLELAQQLGSRGGTAYASIQQQSYWGTDQKDRLMQIGYSNFYKQFSYSIFYNYSTNLNGPSNRQLMATLSIPLGDTRSYARYTVAKGNNGELTQQASVYGSALDDGRLTYNVTAAHSNQSDNSGSASASYLAQYGRVDFGRAQGSGYGQTTLGMAGGLVVHGGGVTLSQPLGETMALVEAPDAANVGFEVYPGVRTDSRGNAVLANLSPYRVNRLAVRTEDLGDSIEIKNAALDVVPTRGAVVLAKFETSIGLRIMLNLSDKGGRPLPFGAKVDNEQGQELGIVGSEGQTFITGAKESGILNVKWGQGAAEQCSVKYQLSAEKNPAPIRELNAQCE from the coding sequence GTGATCAGATCGTCATATCAACGCAAGCCGGTACGACTCGCATTGTCCGCGATTACGCTGGCTGTGCTGGCGCAACTGGCCCATGCGCAAGGGCCATCTGGCTCGGTATTCAACGAGGAGTTCCTGAATATCGGCGGTGAGCAAAGCCGTGCCGACTTGTCATTGTTCGCGTTCGGCAATCGTGTCCTGCCCGGCAATTATCTGGTTGACGTCAGCCTGAATGAAAGTGGCGTTGGTCAAAGCCAGGTTGATTTTGTGGGTAAGGATGATGGCAAGAATGCGCAGCCATGCCTGACACGCGCCATGCTGGACGGCTGGGGTGTCAAGGTTGAAGTATTTCCGGTGCTGATGGCGGCCGGCGATCAATGTGTCGACCTGGCGCAAGCGATTCCCGGTTCCAGCGTTTCTTTCGATGGCGAGAAGCTACGCCTGTTCATCAGCATTCCTCAGGCTGCCATGAAGCGTCAGGCGCGCGGCGCCATCAGTCCCGACAAGTGGGACAAGGGCATCAATGTGGCGATGCTGGATTACCAGATTTCGGCGGCGCGCTATGACGGCGGCAACAATGCCTCCAGCACCATGAACAACAGTATTACCGAATTCAACGCCAACCCCAGCGCGACCACCCAAGCGCGCAATACCTTGTACGCTGGCTTGCGCGGCGGCTTCAATCTTGGCGACTGGCGCTTCCGCAATTTTTCGACCTATAACCGCGGCGTCGACGGCGAAGGTCATTGGCAGTCGGTGACTTCCTATTTGCAGCGCGATATTGCTTCGCTTGGCGGCCAGCTGACCATCGGCGACAGCACCACGCCCGGCAATTTCTTCGATGCTTTCCAATTTAGGGGCGTGCAGCTGGCATCTGATGACGGCATGCTGCCCGATAGTCAGCAAGGCTATGCGCCGACCATCCGCGGCGTAGCGCAGACTAACGCGCGCGTCACCGTGCGCCAGAACGGCTTCGTGGTGTACAGCACTTATGTCGCCCCTGGTCCGTTTGTATTGGATGACTTGTATCCGACCTCCACCAGCGGTGACCTGGAAGTGACGATCACCGAGGCCGATGGCCGCGAGACCAAATTCAAGCAGGCCTTCTCCGCAGTGCCGACCTTGCTGCGCGAAGGCGCCTGGCGTTACAGCGTGACTGGCGGCCAGTACCGCAACGGTTATTCCACCGTCAGCACCGGATCTGGCAACGCCAAGCCGAATTTCGTGCAGGGCACGGTGGCGCGCGGCCTCGGCCGGGAATATTCGGTGTACGGCGGCGTGATCGCTTCCGATATATATCAATCCATATTGTTCGGGGCCGGCAAGAACCTGCGTGATTTCGGCGCGATTTCCGCGGACTTGTCGCAAGCGCATACAAAGGGGTTGTTTAACCAGAGTTATGACGGTCAGTCGTTACGCTTCCTGTATGCCAAATCGTTTGAAAATTACGGCACCAGCGTGCGCATGGCCGGTTATCGCTATTCCACCGGCGGCTTCCGCACTTTCCAGGAAGCGGCGCAGATGCAGGATCTGCAGAATGGCCAGACACTCAACAACCGGCGCAATCAGGTGCGCCTGGAACTGGCGCAGCAGCTGGGCAGCAGGGGCGGCACCGCCTATGCCTCGATCCAGCAGCAAAGCTACTGGGGCACCGATCAGAAAGACCGCCTGATGCAGATCGGATACTCGAACTTCTACAAGCAGTTCAGCTACAGCATCTTTTATAACTACAGCACCAATCTGAACGGACCGTCGAACCGCCAGCTGATGGCGACCTTGTCGATTCCGCTGGGCGACACCCGTTCCTATGCGCGTTACACCGTGGCCAAGGGCAACAACGGCGAACTGACCCAGCAAGCTAGCGTCTATGGTTCGGCACTGGACGATGGCCGCCTGACCTACAACGTCACGGCCGCGCATTCGAATCAGAGCGACAACAGCGGCAGCGCCTCTGCCAGCTATCTGGCGCAGTACGGCCGAGTTGATTTCGGCCGCGCGCAAGGTTCCGGCTACGGCCAGACCACGTTGGGCATGGCAGGTGGCTTGGTGGTGCATGGCGGCGGCGTGACCTTGTCGCAACCTCTCGGTGAAACCATGGCGTTGGTGGAAGCGCCGGACGCCGCCAATGTTGGCTTCGAAGTCTATCCGGGTGTTCGCACCGATAGCCGCGGCAACGCTGTCCTGGCCAATCTGAGCCCATACCGCGTCAACCGTCTGGCTGTGCGCACCGAGGATCTCGGCGACAGCATCGAGATCAAGAATGCCGCGCTGGATGTGGTGCCGACCCGCGGCGCAGTGGTGCTGGCGAAATTCGAAACCTCGATCGGTTTGCGCATCATGCTGAACCTGAGCGACAAGGGTGGCAGGCCGTTGCCGTTCGGCGCCAAGGTCGATAACGAACAAGGGCAGGAATTGGGCATCGTAGGCAGCGAGGGCCAGACCTTTATTACCGGCGCTAAGGAAAGCGGCATATTGAACGTCAAGTGGGGGCAGGGTGCGGCAGAACAGTGCAGCGTCAAATACCAGCTGTCGGCCGAGAAGAATCCAGCGCCGATTCGCGAACTTAACGCACAGTGTGAGTAA
- a CDS encoding EAL and HDOD domain-containing protein: MSNENFIVREPLLDPKQRVVGYDLTWQEAGSDGTQAGEAELNALLAFVADQLTSKKDGWLLGNKILFLEASPALLRGDAIKRIPAASTVLTLHSADLADPDTLSAVKGLRAEGYGVSLRGADVMKEQLLPDISHVEVRFSAGDFAAQARRYAAFKKSSVRMLGRPVTTWQDYDACAMLGLDAFVGKLHLTPRAGNRPKGLNPAQQIIVQIMNMVGQNENIQKIEEVFKRDPGLSYELLRFINSAAFGLKTEVQSLRSALALLGYEALFQWLSLLLATASSSGYSPVLMETAIIRGRFSELLGQQHLPKGESENLFVAGIFSLLDRLLGVSMDEVLASIKLSDDVAAALLTRSGPYGPYVALAEACELNSPLIGPLSSSLKISPTEVNAAHLSALAWAQNLGM; this comes from the coding sequence ATGAGTAACGAAAACTTCATTGTGCGAGAACCACTGCTTGATCCGAAACAGCGCGTTGTCGGGTATGACCTGACCTGGCAAGAGGCAGGCAGCGACGGCACGCAAGCCGGCGAAGCTGAATTGAATGCTCTGTTGGCCTTCGTCGCTGACCAGCTGACCAGCAAAAAGGACGGCTGGCTGTTGGGCAACAAGATATTGTTTCTGGAAGCATCGCCAGCCTTGCTCAGGGGTGATGCAATCAAGCGGATTCCGGCCGCGAGCACCGTGCTGACGCTTCATAGCGCCGACCTGGCCGATCCCGACACATTGAGCGCGGTCAAGGGGTTGCGCGCTGAAGGCTATGGCGTTTCCCTGCGTGGCGCCGATGTGATGAAAGAACAGTTGCTGCCCGACATATCGCACGTCGAAGTGCGCTTCTCGGCGGGGGATTTTGCTGCGCAAGCCAGGCGCTACGCCGCTTTCAAGAAATCGTCGGTACGCATGCTAGGGCGACCAGTCACTACCTGGCAGGATTACGATGCCTGCGCCATGCTCGGACTGGATGCATTTGTCGGCAAGCTGCACCTGACGCCGCGCGCGGGAAATCGCCCCAAAGGGCTCAACCCGGCGCAACAGATCATCGTGCAGATCATGAACATGGTCGGCCAAAACGAGAACATCCAGAAAATTGAAGAAGTCTTCAAGCGCGATCCCGGCTTGTCGTATGAATTGCTGCGGTTCATCAATTCGGCCGCATTCGGATTAAAAACCGAGGTGCAGTCGTTGCGCTCGGCGCTGGCGCTGCTCGGGTATGAGGCCTTGTTCCAGTGGCTGTCGCTGTTGTTGGCTACCGCCAGCAGCAGTGGCTACTCGCCGGTGCTGATGGAAACAGCGATCATCCGCGGCCGCTTCTCTGAATTGCTCGGCCAGCAGCACCTGCCCAAAGGTGAATCGGAGAACCTGTTCGTGGCGGGGATTTTTTCATTGCTGGATCGCCTGCTTGGCGTCAGCATGGATGAGGTGCTGGCCAGCATCAAGCTATCGGACGATGTGGCCGCAGCCTTGCTGACGCGCAGCGGACCGTACGGTCCTTACGTGGCGCTGGCCGAGGCTTGCGAACTGAATTCACCGTTGATCGGGCCGCTGTCTTCGTCGTTGAAGATCAGCCCGACCGAAGTCAACGCCGCCCATCTTTCGGCGCTGGCCTGGGCCCAGAACCTGGGAATGTGA
- a CDS encoding molecular chaperone, whose product MLNKRFIISAVVGSVLAACTLVAGASVMLGGTRVIIGEKDRQASIPLKNTGSSPYVVQTWIDAGEGKNKAPLLVTPPLSRLDPGAENILRIVRISNDLPSDRESVFWLNVKEIPEKSDQPNVLQIAVRTRIKVFYRPAGLAGKPDEARSLITLAVVAAEDGKGAALRVNNPSAYNITFTGFKINGGKEQTKAGMVPAFGAMDFPLTAISSPQPVDVSYTTINDYGGETPEVVTKAAVASATPAAAGK is encoded by the coding sequence ATGTTGAACAAAAGATTCATTATTTCCGCCGTCGTCGGCAGCGTGCTGGCCGCATGCACGCTGGTGGCAGGCGCCAGCGTGATGCTGGGCGGTACCCGCGTGATCATTGGAGAAAAAGACCGGCAGGCATCGATTCCACTCAAAAACACCGGTAGCTCGCCCTATGTGGTGCAGACCTGGATTGATGCTGGCGAAGGCAAGAACAAGGCGCCGCTGCTGGTGACGCCGCCTTTATCGCGGCTCGATCCGGGAGCGGAAAACATCTTGCGCATCGTGCGCATCTCCAACGATTTGCCGAGTGACCGTGAATCGGTGTTCTGGCTCAACGTCAAGGAAATCCCGGAAAAATCGGATCAGCCGAATGTGCTGCAAATCGCGGTGCGTACCCGCATCAAGGTGTTCTACCGGCCGGCGGGCCTGGCCGGCAAGCCGGATGAGGCTCGCAGCTTGATCACGCTGGCTGTGGTGGCGGCTGAGGATGGCAAGGGCGCTGCGCTGCGTGTTAACAATCCGAGCGCATACAACATCACCTTTACCGGCTTCAAGATCAACGGCGGCAAGGAACAGACCAAGGCTGGCATGGTGCCGGCATTTGGCGCGATGGATTTTCCGCTGACGGCGATCAGCAGCCCGCAGCCGGTCGATGTCAGCTACACCACCATCAATGACTACGGCGGAGAAACGCCGGAAGTCGTGACCAAGGCTGCGGTAGCAAGCGCCACGCCGGCAGCTGCCGGCAAATAA